From Nerophis lumbriciformis linkage group LG11, RoL_Nlum_v2.1, whole genome shotgun sequence, one genomic window encodes:
- the LOC133610183 gene encoding proteinase-activated receptor 3 has translation MGKYLFFLVLVLCLSATVQKKGKKKFRAPKNASEVVGPRTFKGHLVAQSRVSLNRTPAPGSPLPPPKLRLLSNSTAGYLDGPLSTEVLPMVYMLVIVVGVPANVAILTALAAKVRQVSSAILYSSLAVSDLLLLVSLFFKAHYHLHGNHWVLGEAACRVVTACFYGNLYCSAHTLACISIQRYLAVAHPFVYKRLPKKCYAAWTTLTVWAVFGAAVLPELLVRQSFWIPELGRTTCHDVLPLDLGSHVFLLYYNLFLTLVGLLGPLGVTVLCYGRIMCELQRSHLDWAAYMKASSLVFAIFLVCFTPAGVVHFLHYVQLFVDGTEGSYAVFNVAACLCCVHACLDPFLFLLMSRSTGSSLYSDASKPTRLSVSS, from the exons ATGgggaaatatttatttttcctgGTTTTAGTCCTCTGTCTAAGTGCCACGGTCCAGAAAAAAG GCAAAAAGAAATTCAGAGCGCCTAAGAACGCCTCCGAGGTTGTGGGGCCCAGAACCTTCAAAGGCCACCTGGTGGCACAAAGCCGGGTCTCTCTGAACCGGACCCCAGCTCCCGGTTCGCCGCTCCCCCCTCCGAAGCTGCGGTTGCTAAGCAACAGCACAGCGGGGTACCTGGACGGCCCCCTGAGCACCGAGGTCCTCCCCATGGTCTACATGCTGGTCATTGTGGTGGGCGTGCCCGCCAACGTCGCCATCCTGACCGCGTTGGCCGCCAAAGTCCGCCAGGTGTCCTCGGCCATCCTCTACAGCAGCCTGGCCGTCTCcgacctcctcctcctcgtctcgCTCTTCTTCAAGGCCCACTACCATCTCCACGGCAACCACTGGGTGCTGGGGGAGGCGGCCTGCCGGGTGGTGACGGCCTGTTTCTACGGCAACCTCTACTGCTCGGCGCACACGCTGGCCTGCATCAGCATCCAGCGCTACCTGGCCGTGGCGCACCCCTTCGTGTACAAGCGTCTCCCCAAAAAGTGCTACGCCGCCTGGACCACCTTGACCGTGTGGGCGGTGTTCGGCGCCGCCGTCCTGCCGGAGCTGCTGGTGCGGCAGAGCTTCTGGATCCCCGAGCTGGGCCGCACCACCTGCCACGACGTGCTGCCCCTGGACCTGGGCTCCCACGTCTTCCTGCTCTACTACAACCTCTTCCTCACCTTAGTGGGTCTCCTGGGACCGCTCGGGGTGACGGTTCTGTGCTACGGCCGCATCATGTGCGAGCTGCAGCGCTCGCACCTGGACTGGGCCGCCTACATGAAGGCCAGCTCGCTGGTCTTCGCCATCTTCCTGGTGTGCTTCACCCCCGCTGGGGTGGTGCATTTCCTCCACTACGTGCAGCTCTTTGTGGACGGGACCGAGGGCTCGTACGCCGTCTTCAACGTGGCCGCGTGCCTGTGCTGCGTGCACGCCTGCCTGGACCCCTTCCTCTTCCTGCTCATGTCCAGATCCACAGGATCCAGTTTATACTCCGATGCGTCCAAGCCCACAAGGTTGAGCGTGTCTTCTTGA
- the LOC133610148 gene encoding proteinase-activated receptor 1-like, whose protein sequence is MSTDFSRSFQNLLLLLCAASAAGGNSSARGRTFALFDASFTDEPIPLDALDADFPANPTARVRNATAAISEAALQFLTGRLSTLLIPSFYALVCLASVPVNVCAALAFARRIRPKKPAAVYMLNLACADLVFASLLPFKMAYHFAGNHWVFGEVMCRVVTAAFYWNMYCSVLLIACISVDRLLAVVYPIDSLTWRRPRIATAACAAMWTVSLAASAPLVASQQTVRLEELGVTTCHDVQPVDRLLGRYKVYFITLCCALFLGPLLVTVGSYARVIWSLSAVPRRVPASSRRRSRAVVMALTVLVMFLLCFAPTNCLLLFHYVHIHRSAQDAPEGSYAAYLVFLCLGSLNCLLDPLLYFFGSSQCQRELLGLLRCDKAAKTFGSSSSDSYRSSTRTFLKPGSRIDTSVAKQDSLGGQYKKLVV, encoded by the exons ATGTCTACTGACTTCTCAAGATCTTTCCAGAACCTTCTGCTTCTGTTGTGTGCTGCCTCGGCTGCTGGAGGGAACA GCAGCGCACGAGGAAGAACCTTCGCCCTCTTCGACGCGTCCTTCACCGACGAGCCCATCCCGCTCGACGCCCTCGACGCGGATTTCCCGGCCAACCCCACCGCGAGGGTGCGTAACGCGACCGCCGCCATCTCGGAGGCGGCGCTGCAGTTCCTGACGGGCCGCTTGTCCACGCTCCTCATCCCGTCCTTCTACGCGCTGGTCTGCCTGGCGAGCGTCCCCGTCAACGTCTGCGCCGCGCTGGCCTTCGCCCGCCGCATCCGCCCCAAGAAGCCGGCCGCCGTCTACATGCTGAACCTGGCGTGCGCCGACCTGGTCTTCGCCTCGCTGCTGCCCTTCAAGATGGCGTACCACTTCGCCGGCAACCACTGGGTGTTCGGCGAGGTCATGTGCCGCGTGGTCACCGCCGCCTTCTACTGGAACATGTACTGCTCGGTGCTGCTCATCGCCTGCATCAGCGTGGACCGCCTCCTCGCCGTGGTCTACCCCATCGACTCCCTAACGTGGAGGAGGCCGCGGATCGCCACGGCGGCCTGCGCCGCCATGTGGACGGTGTCCCTGGCCGCCTCGGCGCCGCTGGTGGCGTCGCAGCAGACGGTGCGCCTGGAGGAGCTGGGCGTCACCACCTGCCACGACGTCCAGCCCGTGGACCGGCTCCTGGGGCGCTACAAGGTCTACTTCATCACGCTGTGCTGCGCCCTCTTCCTCGGCCCCCTGCTGGTCACCGTGGGGTCCTACGCCCGCGTCATCTGGTCTCTGAGCGCCGTCCCCCGCCGCGTCCCCGCCAGTTCGCGCAGGCGGAGCAGAGCCGTGGTGATGGCGCTGACGGTGCTGGTCATGTTCCTGCTCTGCTTCGCGCCCACCAACTGCCTCCTGCTCTTCCACTACGTCCACATCCACAGGAGCGCCCAGGACGCCCCGGAAGGTTCCTACGCCGCCTACTTGGTCTTCCTGTGCTTGGGGAGCCTCAACTGCCTGCTGGACCCGCTGCTCTACTTCTTCGGCTCCTCTCAGTGCCAGAGAGAACTGCTCGGGCTGCTCAGGTGCGACAAGGCGGCCAAGACCTTCGGCAGCTCCTCGTCCGACTCCTACAGGTCCAGCACCAGAACCTTCCTCAAGCCCGGCTCCAGGATCGACACGTCTGTCGCCAAGCAGGATTCTTTGGGCGGGCAGTACAAGAAGCTTGTGGTCTGA
- the f2rl1.1 gene encoding proteinase-activated receptor 2 has translation MTVGTLCRLLLLLSALRTCSCDTDDLRGWTGTETDNGLLVGPQVEEALTSGLTTVFLPLVYIVVFVVGLPANAMAIWVFLFRTKKKHPSSIYMANLALADLLFVIWVPLKIAYHFNGNNWVYGEGLCKVLVAFFYGNMYCSMAFIACISVQRYWVVVDPLARRRRETSVACAVCASIWAAVWLLTVPLYLYDQQVHIANLDILTCHDVTRPGQRKMAAGYFLTMGTVGFVLPAAICVVTYALMLRALRSTMADPTVGKQRRKAVVLIVTVVVMFLVCFTPSNLMLLVHYVLLLNQARNNMYAFYITSLCLASLNSCIDPFVYYYISDDFRQHVKNTFLCRSQRTVERMRVSFSALKFSKKTNTYTSSSGGNTGSSQC, from the exons ATGACTGTTGGAACTCTTTGTCGGCTTCTCCTGCTTCTTTCTGCCCTACGCACCTGCTCGTGTGACACAG ACGACCTGCGAGGGTGGACCGGCACCGAGACCGACAACGGTCTGCTGGTGGGCCCCCAGGTGGAGGAGGCTCTGACCAGCGGCCTGACCACCGTCTTCCTGCCGCTGGTCTACATCGTGGTGTTCGTGGTGGGCCTGCCCGCCAACGCCATGGCCATCTGGGTGTTCCTGTTCCGCACCAAGAAGAAGCACCCGTCCTCCATCTACATGGCCAACCTGGCGCTGGCCGACCTGCTCTTCGTCATCTGGGTGCCCCTGAAGATCGCCTACCACTTCAACGGCAACAACTGGGTCTACGGCGAGGGCCTGTGCAAGGTTCTGGTGGCCTTCTTCTACGGGAACATGTACTGCTCCATGGCGTTCATCGCCTGCATCAGCGTGCAGCGCTACTGGGTGGTGGTGGACCCGCTGGCCCGGCGCCGGCGGGAGACCAGCGTGGCGTGCGCCGTCTGCGCCAGCATCTGGGCGGCGGTGTGGCTCCTCACCGTTCCTCTCTACCTGTACGACCAGCAGGTCCACATCGCCAACCTGGACATCCTCACCTGCCACGACGTCACCCGCCCGGGTCAGAGGAAGATGGCGGCGGGCTACTTTTTGACCATGGGCACCGTGGGCTTTGTGTTGCCCGCCGCAATTTGCGTGGTGACCTACGCGCTCATGCTGCGGGCGCTGCGCAGCACCATGGCGGACCCCACGGTGGGCAAGCAGCGGCGCAAGGCGGTGGTGCTGATCGTGACCGTGGTGGTCATGTTCCTGGTGTGCTTCACGCCCAGCAACCTCATGCTGCTGGTGCACTACGTGCTGCTCCTCAACCAGGCCCGCAACAACATGTACGCCTTCTACATCACCTCCCTGTGCCTGGCCAGCCTCAACAGCTGCATCGACCCCTTCGTCTACTACTACATCTCCGACGACTTCCGCCAGCACGTCAAGAACACCTTCCTGTGCCGCAGCCAGCGCACCGTGGAGCGCATGCGGGTCTCCTTCAGCGCCCTCAAGTTCTCCAAGAAGACCAACACTTACACCTCCAGTTCCGGGGGCAACACGGGAAGCTCGCAGTGTTAG